From a single Tetrapisispora phaffii CBS 4417 chromosome 15, complete genome genomic region:
- the OST4 gene encoding olichyl-diphosphooligosaccharide--protein glycotransferase OST4 (similar to Saccharomyces cerevisiae OST4 (YDL232W); ancestral locus Anc_2.37): MITDEQLNRLVLIFGAIMMFLIIVYHTISSSTDQEPEETKEE; the protein is encoded by the coding sequence ATGATTACAGATGAACAATTGAACCGTTTGGTGCTGATATTTGGTGCCATCATGATGTTTCTTATCATAGTGTACCACACTATCAGTTCTAGTACTGACCAAGAGCCTGAGGAAACCAAAGAAGAGTAA
- the RAP1 gene encoding DNA-binding transcription factor RAP1 (similar to Saccharomyces cerevisiae RAP1 (YNL216W); ancestral locus Anc_2.29): MSSVNDFDTAPDEYVDAKESSHNDKRHQKAELSEDQLNSKAPNENHSLFKGYSFFINTKPDAYGKKSDINSLTRLALSHEGTILDELPDSTSMTGEQRSKFYVVSPYNSTNLNTVTATYIKACCQNNTLLEAHDYLVPYDDFKKGEQNTNANEAEAKNDKNDKTDSIDSELVGNIQLQSMTAENTTPLQLNNSKEKNKKNRRSQKNKSPTVSYNKASFTEEEDEFILDVVKKNPTRRTTHTLFDEISNYLPNHTGNSVRHRYRVYLSKRLEFVYQVDSNGRLVRDENGDLIKTKVLPPSLKKKFTAQEDYTLAIAIKKQFYKDLYQVDPDSGSSLIMADDSPVMVAKRKVTMAPNHVPGTEPSFDSFKVLDRTGPLAREFFKSFSEKNTSHTENAWRDRFRKFILPYGIDAYIEYYDSEKAKGKEPEPMRNFTNRAVRVGPPTPGNYNSVNKRAKLNINEVRNAAAAAAAAASAHVGYTIPENELLDETTMKFISTIKNDIESQQNQQNFEYPQDIAEAIRQDFANEENQYDNLEIDVMEFPPAIASVDLFLPEFFRMGSVKVFVDKIQEIISRDYEPSQAEKLVQDLCDEVGVRKTFSTSVLTALSGDLMIFPRYFLHMFKENANPPTNVPGIWTPEDDIMLKNNKPQEIDILIQKHGKGRIEMRKRFVERDLI, encoded by the coding sequence ATGTCATCCGTGAATGATTTTGACACTGCTCCTGATGAGTATGTAGATGCAAAAGAATCATCGCATAATGATAAAAGACATCAAAAGGCTGAACTTTCTGAAGATCAACTAAATTCAAAAGCACCTAATGAAAATCATAGTTTATTTAAAGgttattcatttttcattaataccAAACCAGACGCTTATGGAAAGAAAAGTGATATCAATAGTCTAACAAGGCTGGCTTTATCACATGAAGGAACTATTCTAGATGAATTACCAGATAGTACTTCAATGACAGGAGAACAACGATCAAAATTTTATGTTGTTTCTCCATAtaattcaacaaatttGAATACTGTTACAGCAACATACATTAAAGCATGTTGTCAAAATAACACTTTATTAGAAGCTCATGACTATTTGGTACCATATGATGACTTCAAAAAAGGTGAACAAAATACTAATGCTAATGAAGCTGAAGCTAAAAATGACAAGAATGATAAAACAGACTCCATTGATAGTGAACTAGTTggaaatattcaattgcaGTCAATGACTGCTGAGAATACTACCCCATTACAATTGAACAATTCAaaggaaaaaaataaaaaaaatagaagaagtcaaaaaaataaatctcCTACAGTATCTTATAATAAAGCTTCTTTCACTGAAGAAGAggatgaatttattttagaTGTTGTTAAAAAGAATCCAACCAGAAGAACAACACATACACTGTTTGACGAAATTTCGAATTACCTACCAAACCATACAGGTAATTCTGTTAGGCATCGATACAGAGTCTACTTGTCAAAAAGACTTGAATTTGTTTACCAAGTTGATAGCAATGGCAGATTAGTAAGAGATGAAAATGGTGACTTAATTAAAACCAAAGTACTTCCACCAtctttgaaaaagaaatttacTGCGCAAGAAGATTATACTCTGGCAATCGctattaaaaaacaattttacAAAGATTTGTATCAAGTTGATCCAGACAGTGGTAGTTCGTTGATTATGGCAGATGATAGTCCAGTTATGGTGGCTAAAAGGAAAGTAACCATGGCACCAAATCATGTGCCAGGAACTGAACCTTCTTTCGATTCATTTAAAGTTTTAGATAGAACAGGACCATTAGCTAGagaattctttaaatctttCTCAGAAAAGAATACATCACATACAGAAAATGCATGGAGAGATAGATTCagaaaatttatattacCATATGGTATCGACGCATATATCGAGTATTATGATTCTGAGAAAGCAAAGGGTAAAGAACCTGAACCAATGagaaattttacaaataGAGCAGTTAGAGTTGGTCCACCAACACCTGGCAATTACAATTCGGTTAATAAGAGAGCAAAACTTAATATTAACGAAGTTCGTAATGCGGCTGCTGCggctgctgctgctgcaAGTGCACATGTTGGTTACACAATTCCtgaaaatgaattgttGGATGAAACTACAATGAAGTTTATATCTACTATCAAAAACGATATTGAGAGTCAACAAAACCAACAAAACTTTGAATACCCACAAGACATAGCAGAAGCAATCCGTCAAGACTTTGCAAACGAAGAAAATCAATATGATAACCTTGAAATTGATGTAATGGAATTTCCTCCTGCAATTGCAAGTGTTGATTTATTCTTACCAGAGTTTTTCCGCATGGGTAGTGTAAAAGTATTTGTCGACAAAATACAAGAAATTATATCAAGAGACTATGAACCTTCTCAAGCCGAGAAATTAGTACAAGATTTATGTGATGAAGTAGGCGTACGTAAAACATTTAGTACTAGCGTATTAACTGCTCTTTCGGGTGATTTGATGATATTTCCTCGTTACTTTCTGCATAtgtttaaagaaaatgctAATCCACCTACTAATGTTCCTGGTATCTGGACTCCAGAAGATGATataatgttaaaaaataataaacctCAAGAAATTGACATTTTAATTCAGAAGCATGGTAAAGGTAGAATAGAAATGAGAAAAAGATTTGTTGAGAGAGACTTAATTTAA
- the PHO13 gene encoding 4-nitrophenylphosphatase (similar to Saccharomyces cerevisiae PHO13 (YDL236W); ancestral locus Anc_2.25), translating to MSTYVAPIKITNGELSEEFIDKFDTFLFDCDGVLWLGTHLLPSITETLSLLESKGKQLIFVTNNSTKSRKAYTHKFADFGITVKEEQIFTSGYASAIYVRDFLKLQPGKDKVWIFGQSGIREELGLMGYETLGCDDPRLNEKFDAKTSPFLKDGLDNDVKCVVAGLDNDINYHRLAITLQYLQQDGVAFVGTNVDSTFPQKGLILPGAGSMIESAAFAANKRPAYCGKPNMNMLNTIISAFNLNKQKCCMVGDRLNTDIRFGVEGGLGGTLLVLTGIETEERAVTKTDEYPNPKYYINKLGDLYEFTH from the coding sequence atgtcCACGTACGTTGCTCCAATTAAAATTACTAATGGTGAATTATCTGAAGAATTTATCGATAAATTTGATACTTTCTTATTCGATTGTGATGGTGTTTTATGGTTAGGTACTCATCTATTACCTTCAATTACAGAaacattatcattattagaatCTAAGGGTAAACAATTGATCTTTGTCACAAACAATTCGACTAAATCCCGTAAAGCTTATACTCACAAATTTGCTGATTTTGGTATAACAgttaaagaagaacaaaTATTCACTTCTGGTTATGCATCTGCAATTTATGTCCgtgattttttgaaattacaACCTGGTAAGGATAAAGTTTGGATCTTTGGTCAAAGTGGTATAAGAGAAGAATTAGGATTAATGGGTTATGAAACTTTAGGTTGTGATGATCCAAgattaaatgaaaagttCGATGCTAAGACTTCTCCGTTCTTAAAAGATGGTCTAGATAATGATGTTAAATGTGTTGTTGCTGGTTTAGATAACGATATCAATTACCATAGACTAGCTATTACTTTACAATATTTGCAACAAGACGGTGTTGCATTTGTCGGTACTAACGTCGACTCCACATTCCCACAAAAGGGTTTAATTTTACCAGGTGCTGGTTCCATGATTGAATCTGCTGCTTTTGCTGCCAACAAAAGACCTGCATACTGTGGTAAGCCGAACATGAACATGTTGAACACCATTATCAGTGCGTTTAACCTGAACAAGCAAAAATGTTGTATGGTTGGTGACAGATTGAACACAGATATTAGATTTGGTGTTGAAGGTGGACTAGGTGGAACTTTATTGGTTTTAACCGGTATTGAAACTGAAGAGAGAGCTGTTACAAAGACCGATGAATATCCAAATCCAAAATATTACATTAATAAGTTAGGGGATTTGTACGAATTTACACATTAA
- the PTP1 gene encoding tyrosine protein phosphatase PTP1 (similar to Saccharomyces cerevisiae PTP1 (YDL230W); ancestral locus Anc_2.39), translating into MVSLPKYLKQSDRELENKFRFIQHQEDARIRDATMDPSNSKWTFGVSIDDSNRYRNRYVNIMPYEKNRVKLNVYNGNDYMNASYVKVNVSGQTMKPGFYIATQGPTERTWDQFWQMCYQNYSENDSNDSVVIVMVTPLVEYNREKCYQYWPRGGSSDSIRIAEKVQDPGEDDVSEFEHALKIEYANSRRYDDCYTLTTMRLVPVDESGEELGPAKTVHHFYFDQWRDMSKPEEVIPIMKLCQHSHSLNKAGNPIIVHCSAGVGRSGTFIALDHMLHDTEDFKIDAEQKMSSGGQMVGSPLHPDKGYDHDLIEQIVLQLRAQRLKMVQMSDQYKFIYHAAKYMYQHPPH; encoded by the coding sequence ATGGTATCTCttccaaaatatttgaagcAGTCAGATAGGGAGCTTGAGAACAAGTTTAGGTTTATACAACACCAGGAAGATGCCCGCATTCGTGATGCAACGATGGATCCCTCAAATTCCAAGTGGACATTTGGAGTCAGCATCGATGACTCCAATAGATACAGAAACAGATATGTGAACATTATGCCATACGAGAAGAACAGGGTGAAGCTGAATGTTTATAATGGCAACGATTATATGAACGCATCATATGTGAAAGTGAATGTGTCAGGTCAAACAATGAAACCTGGTTTTTACATTGCCACACAAGGTCCAACAGAAAGAACTTGGGACCAATTCTGGCAGATGTGCTATCAGAATTACAGCGAGAATGATAGTAACGACAGtgttgttattgttatgGTGACCCCGCTTGTTGAGTACAATAGGGAGAAATGTTACCAGTATTGGCCAAGAGGTGGTTCGTCGGACTCGATTAGAATCGCTGAGAAAGTGCAAGACCCCGGTGAGGATGATGTGAGTGAGTTTGAACATGCCTTAAAGATTGAGTATGCCAATAGCAGGAGATATGACGATTGTTATACCTTAACTACGATGCGACTGGTTCCGGTGGATGAGTCTGGCGAGGAACTAGGGCCTGCGAAGACAGTGCATCATTTTTACTTTGACCAGTGGAGAGATATGAGCAAGCCTGAGGAGGTGATTCCTATCATGAAGTTATGCCAGCACTCGCATAGCTTGAACAAGGCCGGGAACCCCATAATTGTGCATTGCTCCGCCGGCGTCGGTAGAAGCGGCACGTTCATTGCGCTGGATCATATGTTGCACGATACCGAGGACTTCAAGATTGACGCGGAGCAGAAGATGAGCTCTGGAGGCCAGATGGTCGGGTCTCCTTTGCATCCCGACAAAGGGTACGATCACGACTTGATTGAGCAAATTGTGTTGCAGTTGCGTGCTCAGCGATTGAAGATGGTGCAGATGTCTGACCAGTACAAGTTTATATACCATGCGGCCAAGTACATGTACCAGCACCCGCCGCACTGA
- the RRG9 gene encoding mitochondrial ribosome assembly protein RRG9 (similar to Saccharomyces cerevisiae YNL213C; ancestral locus Anc_2.34): MHIQFFKRYFHLQLFSGSLLNRKTVNGAIKHINNSSLTKKEINLGLSKEAYDTLPEWKKQNIALKKKFNGERWNPLKKLSRLEMNNVKLLKSNFPDMTATQLANQFKVSPETIRRILKSKWTPNEDEIVKLEERWKRRGEKINEMYKENLKVGQGPRPDLIASNKIIIGLSRNVDTYRVTRSQKQYNKFPNPKTKQNNKQSHNKNKLFLLQGKNE; encoded by the coding sequence ATGCATattcaattctttaaacGGTATTTCCATCTGCAATTGTTTAGTGGGtcattattaaatagaAAAACTGTGAATGGTGCTATCAAACATATAAACAATTCTAGTTTGACTAAGAAAGAGATAAACTTAGGTCTAAGTAAAGAAGCTTACGATACCTTACCTGAGTGGAAGAAACAAAACATAGcattaaaaaagaaattcaatGGAGAACGATGGAAtccattgaaaaaattatcgAGACTAGAAATGAATAATGTCAAATTATTGAAGTCTAACTTTCCTGATATGACAGCTACTCAACTGGCGAACCAGTTTAAAGTCTCTCCAGAGACTATTAGGAGAATTTTAAAGTCAAAATGGACACCAAACGAAGACGAGATAGTTAAACTAGAAGAGAGATGGAAGAGAAGAGGTGAAAAGATTAATGAAATGTATAAAGAAAATCTGAAAGTGGGTCAAGGACCTAGGCCAGATTTAATAgcatcaaataaaatcattattggACTGTCAAGGAATGTCGATACCTATCGAGTGACAAGATCCCAAAAgcaatataataaattccCGAACCCAAAGACCAAACAAAACAATAAGCAATctcataataaaaataaactgTTTTTATTACAAGGCAAAAATGAATAG
- the YPD1 gene encoding Ypd1p (similar to Saccharomyces cerevisiae YPD1 (YDL235C); ancestral locus Anc_2.27), protein MISNIPTEVIDWSILNEIISMDEDDPEFSKMLIRQYIEQVTTTFNDIGNELDTTKDLNKLNSLGHFLKGSSATLGLQRIAWVCERIQNLGKKRSAGLDEGTVKDDQYYLDLIREALKEAKVEFILAKKELHDYYKTDF, encoded by the coding sequence ATGATTAGTAATATCCCAACAGAAGTCATCGACTGGAGCATATTGaatgaaataatatctATGGATGAAGATGATCCTGAGTTTTCCAAAATGCTGATAAGACAGTATATCGAACAAGTCACAACCACCTTCAACGATATTGGAAATGAATTGGATACAACCAAAGATTTAAACaaattgaattcattaGGTCATTTCTTGAAAGGGTCCTCGGCAACTCTGGGTTTGCAAAGAATTGCATGGGTTTGCGAAAGAATACAGAATTTGGGCAAAAAAAGATCTGCCGGTTTAGACGAGGGTACTGTTAAAGATGACcaatattatttggatTTGATCAGAGAAGCTTTAAAGGAAGCTAAAGTTGAATTCATACTCGCGAAAAAGGAATTGCACGATTATTACAAGACTGACTTTTAG
- the TPHA0O01770 gene encoding uncharacterized protein (similar to Saccharomyces cerevisiae SSB1 (YDL229W) and SSB2 (YNL209W); ancestral locus Anc_2.41) — translation MAEGVFQGAIGIDLGTTYSCVATYESSVEIIANEQGNRVTPSFVAFTPEERLIGDAAKNQAALNPKNTVFDAKRLIGRRFDEEAVQEDMKTWPFKVIDVQGAPMIEVEYLGENKTFSPQEISSMVLTKMKEIAEAKIGKKVEKAVITVPAYFNDAQRQATKDAGAISGLNVLRIINEPTAAAIAYGLGAGKSEKERHVLIFDLGGGTFDVSLLHIAGGVFTVKSTSGNTHLGGQDFDTNLLEHFKAEFKKKTGSDISNDARALRRLRTAAERAKRTLSSVTQTTVEVDSLFDGEDFEASLTRARFEDLNAALFKSTLTPVEQVLKDAKIAKSQIDEVVLVGGSTRIPKVQKLLSDFFDGKQLEKSINPDEAVAYGAAVQGAILTGQSTSDETKDLLLLDVAPLSLGVGMQGDIFGIVVPRNTTVPTIKRRTFTTAGDNQTTVQFPVYQGERVNCKENTLLGEFDLKGVPPMPAGEPVLEAIFEVDANGILKVTAVEKSTGKSSNITISNAVGRLSTEDIEKMVNQAEEFKAADEAFAKRHEARQRLESYVASIEQTVTDPALSAKLKRGSKVKIENALSEAMAALAIEDSSTDDLRKAEVGLKRVVTKAMSTR, via the coding sequence ATGGCTGAAGGTGTTTTCCAAGGTGCTATTGGTATCGATTTAGGTACTACCTACTCATGTGTTGCTACTTACGAATCTTCTGTTGAGATTATTGCCAACGAACAGGGTAACAGAGTTACCCCATCGTTCGTTGCTTTCACTCCAGAAGAGAGATTGATTGGTGATGCTGCTAAGAATCAAGCTGCTTTGAACCCAAAGAACACTGTCTTCGATGCTAAGCGTTTGATCGGTAGAAGATTCGACGAGGAGGCTGTCCAAGAAGATATGAAGACTTGGCCATTCAAGGTCATTGACGTCCAAGGCGCTCCAATGATCGAAGTTGAATACTTGGGTGAAAACAAGACTTTCTCTCCACAAGAAATCTCTTCTATGGTTTTAACCAAGATGAAGGAAATCGCTGAAGCTAAGATCGGTAAGAAGGTCGAAAAGGCTGTCATCACTGTCCCAGCTTATTTCAACGATGCTCAAAGACAAGCTACCAAGGACGCCGGTGCCATTTCTGGTTTGAACGTCTTAAGAATTATCAATGAACCAACTGCCGCTGCTATTGCTTACGGTTTAGGTGCTGGTAAGTCCGAAAAGGAAAGACACGTCTTAATCTTCGATTTAGGTGGTGGTACTTTCGACGTTTCCTTATTACACATCGCTGGTGGTGTCTTCACTGTTAAGTCTACCTCCGGTAACACCCATTTAGGTGGTCAAGATTTCGACACAAACTTATTAGAACATTTCAAGGCTGAATTCAAGAAGAAGACCGGTTCTGACATCTCTAACGACGCCAGAGCTTTAAGAAGATTGAGAACTGCTGCTGAAAGAGCTAAGAGAACTTTATCCTCTGTCACCCAAACTACTGTTGAAGTCGACTCCTTATTCGACGGTGAAGATTTCGAAGCTTCTTTAACCAGAGCTAGATTCGAAGACTTAAACGCCGCTTTATTCAAGTCCACTTTAACCCCAGTTGAACAGGTCTTAAAGGACGCCAAGATCGCGAAGTCCCAAATTGACGAAGTTGTCTTAGTCGGTGGTTCTACCAGAATTCCAAAGGTCCAAAAGTTATTATCTGACTTCTTTGACGGTAaacaattagaaaaatCTATTAATCCAGATGAAGCTGTTGCTTACGGTGCTGCTGTTCAAGGTGCTATCTTAACTGGTCAATCTACTTCTGATGAAACCAAGGACTTATTGTTATTAGATGTTGCTCCATTATCCTTAGGTGTTGGTATGCAAGGTGACATCTTCGGTATTGTTGTTCCAAGAAACACCACTGTCCCAACCATCAAGAGAAGAACTTTCACTACCGCTGGTGACAACCAAACTACTGTCCAATTCCCAGTTTACCAAGGTGAACGTGTTAACTGTAAGGAAAACACTTTATTAGGTGAATTCGACTTAAAGGGTGTTCCACCAATGCCAGCTGGTGAACCAGTCTTAGAAGCTATTTTCGAAGTCGATGCTAATGGTATCTTAAAGGTTACTGCCGTTGAAAAATCCACCGGTAAGTCCTCTAACATTACTATCTCCAACGCTGTTGGTAGATTATCCACCGAAGATATCGAAAAGATGGTCAACCAAGCCGAAGAATTCAAGGCTGCTGACGAAGCTTTCGCCAAGAGACACGAAGCTAGACAAAGATTAGAATCTTACGTTGCTTCTATCGAACAAACTGTCACTGACCCAGCTTTATCTGCTAAATTAAAGAGAGGTTCTAAGGTTAAGATCGAAAACGCTTTATCCGAAGCCATGGCTGCTCTAGCTATTGAAGACTCTTCCACTGATGACTTAAGAAAGGCTGAAGTTGGTTTAAAGAGAGTTGTCACTAAGGCTATGTCCACCCgttaa
- the IES2 gene encoding Ies2p (similar to Saccharomyces cerevisiae IES2 (YNL215W); ancestral locus Anc_2.31): MEEEEEEEEETTKNRLSSTSRNQSIKVVDDDEEDEGDSEDFEQQEEQEEEEQDEEQDEEEQDEEQEQEEGKDGQTEVETPSGLENDTDGSRETTLETVRKTGGSKMLLNLLSDGSSRKKLTEEEIQLRRAENARKRKNLSEKRSEEEKREVLDKLLKRRAAKSRSHLPNDDENSKDGTDESLSYIKPRRPYSSPGMIRTLRKAETDLYCTY; the protein is encoded by the coding sequence atggaagaagaagaagaagaagaagaagaaaccACTAAAAACCGACTATCTTCAACGTCAAGAAACCAATCAATAAAGGTTGTTGACGATGATGAGGAAGACGAAGGAGATTCAGAGGATTTTGAACAAcaagaagaacaagaagaGGAAGAGCAAGATGAAGAACAAGATGAGGAAGAGCAAGATGAAGAGcaagaacaagaagaagGAAAGGATGGTCAAACTGAGGTTGAGACACCTAGTGGATTGGAAAACGACACTGATGGCTCGAGAGAGACCACATTAGAGACTGTCAGGAAAACTGGTGGTAGtaaaatgttattaaacTTACTCAGTGATGGGAGCTCAAGAAAAAAGCTTACAGAGGAAGAAATACAATTACGTAGAGCTGAAAATGCAAGAAAACGTAAGAATTTGAGTGAAAAGAGatcagaagaagaaaaaagagaagTTTTAGACAAACTATTGAAAAGACGTGCTGCTAAATCCAGAAGTCACTTAccaaatgatgatgaaaacTCAAAAGATGGGACTGATGAATCATTAAGCTACATCAAGCCAAGAAGACCATATTCCTCTCCCGGTATGATAAGGACACTAAGGAAGGCCGAAACCGATTTATACTGTACATAttag
- the TPHA0O01840 gene encoding uncharacterized protein, which yields MQRHPHTHNSKSRVGKVPSPCACLSPSVVGRSHTRTRWMFLAEDLIAAERQQVEAESGKKVCCNNKVVGGTVRLLCPVVVWRHKTKCTVRCCSVRSLSMEALLLFVLSCILHTGFSFSVALPKNTILWRYFTVHFISPVPFSSFEVVVIFVFCAFCAWGGKRVSRFWVVVCYDSMSRILTIALIHGNSKNNNIYIYIYIWEWRLTVLFQRIMHITVLV from the coding sequence ATGCAAAGACACCCACACACACACAATTCCAAATCACGCGTGGGCAAGGTTCCCTCTCCCTGCGCGTGTCTGAGTCCAAGTGTGGTTGGGAGATCTCACACACGGACTCGGTGGATGTTTTTGGCGGAGGACCTGATCGCGGCAGAGCGGCAGCAGGTTGAGGCCGAAAGTGGGAAAAAAGTGTGCTGCAACAATAAGGTAGTGGGGGGGACGGTTCGGTTATTATGTCCCGTTGTCGTTTGGCGGCACAAGACGAAATGTACTGTTCGGTGCTGTTCGGTCCGTTCATTGTCGATGGAAGCATTGTTGCTGTTTGTTTTGTCGTGCATTTTACACACGGGCTTCTCATTCTCCGTCGCGCTACCAAAAAATACCATCTTGTGGCGGTATTTCACTGTGCATTTTATATCGCCAGTGCCTTTTAGCTCGTTTGAAGTTGTCGTCATTTTTGTGTTTTGTGCTTTTTGTGCATGGGGAGGGAAACGCGTGTCTCGATTTTGGGTTGTCGTTTGTTACGATTCTATGTCACGGATTCTAACCATAGCGCTTATACACGGTAAttccaaaaataataatatatatatatatatatatatatgggAATGGCGGTTGACAGTCTTGTTTCAGCGTATAATGCACATTACCGTTCTTGTGTAA
- the PEX17 gene encoding Pex17p (similar to Saccharomyces cerevisiae PEX17 (YNL214W); ancestral locus Anc_2.33), whose protein sequence is MAIKQNKFPTIDQVNIRTFKGKSSNIVDSLRSLGNNAALFISIAYLTLEYIIRPLLNEQFRQRIQLSGTTLITLRKLVADLKGKLDEYRLISAIGFNETNKTVDRCTQTSKDFISRGAYSVPTVEQINIKLEDFTLTLDMENGSDGIQLRSNEETLQEIKESWKDIDDVLESEKKLTSKTKVLECIRDIKGWYVNGRIP, encoded by the coding sequence ATGGctataaaacaaaataaatttccCACGATCGACCAAGTCAATATACGTACTTTTAAGGGAAAATCATCAAATATCGTAGATAGTTTAAGATCATTGGGTAACAATGCAGCTCTGTTTATATCTATAGCATATCTCACCTTAGAGTATATAATAAGGCCACTTCTAAATGAACAATTTAGACAGAGAATTCAATTATCTGGTACGACGTTGATAACGTTACGTAAATTAGTTGCGGATTTGAAGGGGAAACTAGATGAATACAGATTAATTTCTGCAATAGGTTTTAACgaaacaaataaaactgTTGATAGATGCACTCAGACttcaaaagattttatCTCTAGAGGAGCTTATAGTGTACCAACAGTggaacaaataaatataaaacttGAAGATTTTACATTGACCTTAGATATGGAAAATGGTAGTGACGGTATACAATTGCGAAGTAATGAGGAGACTCTTCAAGAGATCAAGGAGAGCTGGAAAGACATAGACGATGTTCTTGAAAGTGAGAAGAAACTTACTTCCAAAACTAAAGTTCTAGAATGCATCAGAGACATTAAAGGCTGGTATGTGAATGGCAGGATTCCATGA